Proteins encoded by one window of Synechococcus sp. WH 7805:
- a CDS encoding DUF3764 family protein, translating to METHVLTFTITKSFSDWAKVYDESLPFQKTLGITSLFRGVSKDDPSKVCAVMQAMPGVLEQFIADNTDMIASSGHVLESTLTQVFIDS from the coding sequence ATGGAAACCCACGTCCTTACTTTCACAATCACCAAGTCATTCAGCGATTGGGCCAAGGTCTACGACGAGTCACTGCCATTCCAGAAAACGCTTGGAATCACCTCCCTGTTCCGCGGTGTCAGCAAGGATGATCCCTCCAAGGTGTGTGCGGTGATGCAGGCAATGCCGGGTGTGCTGGAGCAGTTCATCGCCGACAACACAGACATGATTGCCTCCTCAGGGCATGTCCTAGAGAGCACGTTGACTCAAGTTTTCATCGATTCCTGA
- a CDS encoding EamA family transporter, protein MGVLAGLFAALAWTLASSLWRGLVTSLSALQLNGLKNAIACMALLPVLISLPWTHEVPGLLLLLLSGGIGISLGDSFYLAALRRLGTRRTLTLESLSPLAAASGGLLVMGERLSSQAWLGTVMVTVSVVLVARQQPPDDTSRNDRSTREQIIGLTLALAAVICGVTGAAVSRNVLMTTDLSPIQSASARLLGGLLLLLPWLRFHTAFPQPRPKIARWPRVLLATGLGTVLGILLQQVVLQQLPLGVGITVLSTAPVMALLVARAEGDHPLAAGWLASALAVVGVALAVRG, encoded by the coding sequence ATGGGTGTTCTTGCTGGACTCTTCGCAGCATTGGCCTGGACCCTGGCCAGCAGCCTCTGGCGCGGACTGGTGACCTCCCTGAGCGCACTGCAGCTCAATGGCCTCAAAAACGCCATCGCCTGCATGGCGCTGCTGCCCGTGCTGATCAGCCTCCCCTGGACACACGAAGTCCCCGGATTGTTGCTGCTGCTGCTCAGTGGCGGCATCGGGATCTCGCTGGGGGACAGCTTTTACCTGGCTGCATTGCGGCGTTTGGGAACACGCCGCACCCTCACTCTCGAATCACTCTCTCCTCTGGCAGCGGCCAGCGGTGGTCTACTGGTGATGGGGGAACGGCTCTCAAGCCAGGCTTGGCTCGGCACTGTCATGGTCACTGTGTCAGTGGTGTTGGTGGCCCGGCAACAACCGCCGGATGACACCAGCCGAAACGACCGGAGCACTCGCGAACAGATCATCGGGCTGACGTTGGCCCTGGCGGCGGTGATCTGCGGTGTGACAGGAGCGGCGGTCTCCCGCAACGTTCTGATGACCACGGATCTGAGCCCGATCCAAAGCGCCTCCGCCAGGCTGCTCGGCGGCTTGCTGCTGCTGCTTCCCTGGTTGCGTTTCCATACGGCGTTTCCGCAGCCCCGACCAAAGATCGCCCGTTGGCCTCGGGTGCTGCTGGCCACCGGGCTGGGCACCGTTCTGGGGATCCTTCTGCAGCAGGTGGTACTGCAACAGCTGCCTCTTGGTGTTGGCATCACAGTGCTCAGCACCGCACCGGTGATGGCGCTGTTGGTGGCCCGTGCAGAAGGCGATCATCCGCTCGCCGCTGGATGGCTGGCCTCGGCGCTGGCGGTGGTAGGGGTGGCTCTCGCCGTTAGGGGTTAA